Proteins from a genomic interval of Acidobacteriota bacterium:
- a CDS encoding acyloxyacyl hydrolase → MRQMKPRRTGWRTGALAGARICLRVGLLVGLLMAVASAARAQSGAFSLPLEKHAHEFAITSGAAMDLPGGTRGGEYLSIQIRMGRVLLNSVGRRPFRGSLETAMEFEPVFLIRQQGAIYGVGAAPTMLQWNFESGGKVVPYINVASGMLLTSEKFPRGASHFNFTPQGGFGAYWFRSSRRAWIFGLRYHHISNAGMTKYNPGHNALYFHSGMSWWK, encoded by the coding sequence ATGAGACAGATGAAGCCACGGCGGACTGGGTGGCGGACTGGGGCGCTGGCCGGGGCGCGCATTTGTCTGCGCGTTGGTCTGCTCGTTGGTCTGCTCATGGCCGTGGCCAGCGCAGCTCGTGCGCAGTCGGGAGCATTCTCTTTGCCCCTGGAGAAACACGCTCATGAGTTCGCCATCACCTCGGGAGCCGCAATGGACCTGCCCGGCGGCACGCGCGGCGGCGAGTACTTGAGCATACAAATACGAATGGGCCGCGTGCTGCTCAACTCCGTCGGCAGGCGCCCCTTCCGCGGCTCGCTGGAAACAGCGATGGAATTCGAGCCGGTCTTTTTGATTCGCCAGCAAGGTGCGATCTATGGCGTGGGCGCGGCACCGACGATGTTGCAGTGGAACTTTGAAAGCGGCGGCAAGGTGGTCCCCTACATCAACGTGGCATCTGGGATGCTGCTTACTTCGGAGAAGTTCCCGCGCGGCGCTTCGCATTTCAACTTCACGCCGCAAGGCGGGTTTGGCGCGTATTGGTTTCGCTCATCGCGACGCGCCTGGATATTTGGCCTGCGCTACCACCACATCTCAAATGCTGGCATGACCAAATACAATCCAGGCCACAACGCTCTCTATTTCCACAGCGGCATGTCCTGGTGGAAATAG